In the genome of bacterium, the window CGCGCTGGAGAACGTGATGCTGCCGCTCATGGCCCGGGGGGAGAGCCCGGCCGAGTCCCGGCGGCGCTCCGAGGAGATTCTCGACCGGGTGGGACTGGCCGACCGTCTGGGCCACTCCCCGGCCAAGCTCTCCGGCGGCGAGCAGCAGCGGGTGGCCATTGCCCGGGCCCTGGTGGGCGGCCCGACCCTGGTGCTCATGGACGAGCCCACCGGCAACCTCGACCCGGGCACCGCCGGGCGCGTTCTGGACCTGGTCTTCGATCTCGCCGGGGCGGACGGCACGAGCTTCGTGATCGTCACCCATGACACGCGTCTGGCGGCGCGCGCCGACCGCGCCCTCTCCCTTTCCGGCGGAAAGCTCGTCCCGATGGAGGCGCGATGAACTGCGATCGCTGCGGCTCAGACGAGGCGGTGGTACGCTTCATCCCGGCCTGGGGCCAGGACATGGCCCTGTGTGACCCCTGCCTGGAGTTGGTCCGCTCCGAGGCGGAGTGGGAGATGTGGCTCCCCTCGCCCTCGGCCGATTTCCTCTTCGGACTGGGCGTCCCCTCGCCCCTGATCCGCATCGCCCAGCGCGGCGAGGGGCCCGTCTGCCCGGTGTGCGGCACGAACTGGTCCGACTTCGCCCAGGCCGAGCGGCTGGGTTGCCCGACCTGCTACGACGTCTTCGACGACCACCTCCGGCTCTTTTACCGGTTCCACGAGTGATGCTTTCCCTCGCGCCCAGCCTGGAGCTCCTCCTGCGCCCCCCGCGCTGGATCGCGGCGAACGCCAACCCGGTGTGGCTGGCCACGCGCGTCACCGTCATCCGCAACCTCGTAGGGGCGCCCTTCGTCCCCGAGGGGACGGACCGCCGCCGGCTGCTGGAACAGCTCGAGGTGTTGACCGACATCCTGGGTCCCGGCGCCCGGCAGGCGGTCTTCGACGACCACGGCGGAACCGGTTGGTGGTCCGAGCGGGCCCTCTGGCCGCCCGTTCTCACCGAGAACGCCCGGCTGTTCCTCTCCGACGGGGAGGACCGCTGGCTGATTCTGGGCGGGCAGGACCACGCCGTTTTTTCGGCCGTCGAGACGAGCCCCGGACGGGGTGGGCTCCTCGATCAGGTGCGGCTCTTCGACGAGGCCTTCTCGGCGGTCGGCGAGGCGGCCCACCACGACGAGCACGGATACCTGACCAGCTCTCCGCGCCGGGCGGGGGCGGGGGTGGGGGTGGAGCTCGTTCTCCACCTGCCCGCTCTGATGCTCACCCGGCAGCTCCGGCGCCTCCTCTCCGCGGCGGCCCAGCTCGGCTTCTGGGGCACCGCCATCGGCCCGGTCGGCGGGGGCATGGTGACACTGGTGAACCTCGTGGCTCTCCGGCACGGACCCGGGGAGCTTCTGGACTCGGCCGGGCGGGTCGGGGAGCTCCTGGCCGGGGCCGAGGAGTCCGCCCGGGGGGCGCTCCTGGCGGGTCGCCGGAACCTCGTCGAGGACGGGGTGGGGCGGGCCTGGGGCATCCTGAATCGCGGGACGCACTTCGAGGAGCTCGAGGCGGGGACCCTGTGCTCCTGGATCCGGCTGGGGCGCTGCCTGGACCTCCTCCATCGGCCCTCCCTCAACCGGATCAACGCCGCGCTCTGGAGCCTGCAGGGAGACCTCCTGGAGTCGCTGGCCGGCTGGCGCTCCACCACCCCCCGGCAGGCCAGGAGCGAGGTGCTGGCCCGGCTGGGTCGGCGATGACCTAGGGATAAGCCGATATACGTGCTATAATACGGGGGGACCGGGAAGCGGTCCGGGTTCGTCTGTCGGGCCGCCCCGCCCGTGGATGACGGAGCGGGGACGTTCGAGGGGGAGCCCGTGGTGGGTCTCCCGACTGACCGGACCACGGTCCGCCCGGTCCAAGGATGCGTAACTCAGATCCTCCGGCGCCACCGTCGAAAAATCGCCGTCCTTAAGGGTGGAAACCGATCCGCCCCGCCCCCGGAGAATAAATGCTCGACAAGTTCACCCCGCGCGCCCGTCAGGTGATCCTCTTCGCCCGGGACATGGCCAAGCAGATGGGCCAGGACTACCTGGGCACCGAGCACCTGCTGTTGTCCCTCGTGGAGGAGTCGGACGGCGTGGCCGCCTACGTCCTGAGTAAGCTGGGCCTCCGCTCGTCCATGATCCGCTCCGAGCTCCAGCGCTTCCAGTCCTCGGGCAGCCACCGGGCCACCTCGGACGAGAAAATCCCCTTCACCGACCGGGCCAAGCAGGTCCTGGAGCAGGCGGTGCTGGTGGCCGGCGAGCTCGGCTACAACTACATCGGCACCGAGCACCTCCTGTTGGGCCTGATCCGCGTCACCGAGGGGGTGGCCTCCAAGGTGCTCGCCCACCTGGGCTTCCAGCCCGAGGACGTCAAGAACGAGCTGGAGTCTCTTCTGGAGGAGAACCGGCGAAAAGAGGTCGCCGCCCCGCGCCGGGCCAAGCGCCCGGCCCGCGAGAAGGGCAAGGAAGAAGAGTCCCTCCTGGACGAGTTCGGCACCGACCTGACCGCCCTGGCGCGCCAGGGGAAGATAGACCCGGTCATCGGCCGCGCGGAGGAGACCGAGCGGGTCATCCAGATTCTCTCCCGGCGGAAGAAGAACAACCCCGTCCTCATCGGCCCCCCCGGCGTGGGCAAGACCGCCATCGTCGAGGGCCTGGCCCAGCGCATCTCCGACGGCGACATCCCGCTGACGCTCTCGAACCGGCGGCTCATCTCGCTGGACCTGGGGGCGGTGGTGGCGGGGACCAAGTACCGCGGCCAGTTCGAGGAACGCCTCCAGGGCATCATCCGCGAGCTCAAGAGCTCCAAGGACGTGATTCTGTTCATTGACGAGCTGCACACCCTGGTGGGGGCCGGCGGGGCCGAGGGCGCCCTGGACGCCTCCAACATGCTCAAGCCCGCCCTGGCCCGCGGCGAGGTCCAGTGCATCGGCTCCACCACCCTGGACGAGTACCGCAAGTACATCGAGAAGAACGGCGCCCTCGAGCGGCGCTTCCAGACCATCCTCGTGGACCCGCCCACCGTCCGCGAGACCTTGGAAATACTCAAGGGGCTCCGCGACCGCTACGAGGAGTTCCACAACGTGGAGATTTCCGACGAGGCCCTCGAGGCGTCGGTGCGGCTGTCGGACCGCTACATCTCCGACCGCGAGCTGCCCGACAAGGCCATAGACGTGGTGGACGAGGCGGCGTCGAAGGTCCACCTCGGCTGCCTGGTGCCGCCGGCGGAGCTCCGGGACCTGGAGCGCGAGCGCGAGGAGCTGCTGCAGCGGCCGACCGAGCCCGGCGACGGCTTCTCCGAGGCGCTGCGCGAACGCGCCCTCGAGCTGGACCGCATTGACCGCGCCATCTCATTCTCCAAGCGCCGCTGGGAGCACTCCCTCGAGGAGACCCGCGGCCTGGTGGACGTGGACGACGTCATGGAGACCATCAGCCGCTGGACCGGCATAAAGATTACCCGCATGGCCGAGGACGAGCAGATGAAGCTCTTGCGGATGAAGGACGAGCTTCACCGGCGGGTGGTGGCGCAGGACGAGGCGATAGACGCGGTGACGCGGGCCATCCGCCGCAGCCGCGCCGGCGTCCGCGAGCCCAACAAGCCCATCGGCACCTTCCTCTTCCTCGGACCCACCGGCGTGGGCAAGACCGAGCTGGCCAAGACGCTGGCCTGGTTCCTCTTCGACGACGAGTCCGCCGTAGTGCGCGTGGATATGAGCGAGTACATGGAGAAATTCTCGGTCTCGCGGCTCATCGGCGCGCCTCCGGGATACGTGGGCTACGAGGAGGGCGGGCAGCTCACCGAGCGCGTCCGCCGCAAGCCCTACTCCGTGGTGCTCCTCGACGAAATCGAAAAGGCCCACCCCGACGTCTTCAGCCTGCTCCTCCAGGTGATGGACGAGGGGCGGCTGACCGATTCCCTCGGACGCACCGTCAGCTTCCGCAACACCGTGGTCATCATGACCTCCAACCTCGGCACCCGGGACATCAAGGACATCAACGCCATCGGCTTCGGCTCCGACGCCTTCACCGGCGACTACTTCGCCATGCGCGACAAGGTCATGGAGGAGGTCAAGCGGCTCTTCAACCCGGAGTTCCTCAACCGGCTGGACGAGACCGTGGTCTTCCACTCCCTCACCAAGGACGACCTGCGGGAGATAGTCAAGCTGCAGCTCAAGAAGATAAAGCTGCGGTTGGCCGAGCAGGCCGTAGCCATCGAGTTCACCGACCGGATGCTGGAGCGGGTCATCACGGACGGTTACGAGCCGAGGTTCGGCGCCCGGCCAATCCATCGCGCCATCCAGCGCCTCGTCGAGGACCCCCTGGCCGAGGAGCTCCTCAAGGGGACCATCAAGGAGGGCGACCTGGTCGAGGTGGACCACTCCGGCGAGGCAACGATCTTCACCCAGTCCAAGCTGCCCAGCGCGGTTTAGAATTTAATCCTGAACCCCGGGAATCGAGAGGGAGCGTGTACGCTCCCTTTTTTTAAGGATGGCGCAGAGTTGGTGTACGCTCGGGGTCGTTCGGCCGAAACCGCCGTGGGGGAGCGACTGTACACATCGTCTCGTCGGGGCGAAACCGCGCAATGCCCGCCGGCGGTGGCACAGTTTTTGCGCAAATGGACCTCGAAGAAGCCCGCCGGGCCCCCTCCCGCAAAAATCTGTGCCACCGCCTCGGTTGCGGCGGCGGACAGGCTCGTCTCCGACCGGCGTCGAGGCTCCTTTCGGGGGAGACAGGCGGCATGAAAAGACGAGGGATTTTGCTGGGGGGGCATAGCTCGCTTCGCTCGGTTAAACCCCTTGTCGCCTGAAACTCGGTCCGAAACCGGCTATACTTCCTTAACTCACTGCCCGGAGGTCGGCATGAAAAAGCTGCTCGCAGTCCTGGCGCTAATCGTCGCGGCGCCCGCCCTCGCGTCCTTCGTCTACGTCTGCGACGACTACGAAGCCGCATACGCGGACCTCGACGTCTACGAGTGCGACGTCTCCTCGGCGGACTCGGCCGACGATATCATCTACATCACCGACGACCCGGACCTGGCCCAGGACGACGAGAAGGTCTGGTACTTCGTGGATGACCCGGACTACGCCGACTTCTTGGTGTACATCACAGACGACCCCGACTACGCCCAAGTGTGGATTCTGTTCGTGGATCTGGACTAGCGCCACTGGACCGTATAAAAAAGGGGCCTCACGGGGCCCTTTTTTCTTGCGGTGGCGGGTGTGGTATCATCGGGGGGCTGTAACGGGAGGAGGAAAGATGGCCGAGATGACGCTCAGACAGTCCCTGGAGATTGCGCTGGCCAGCGAGACCCGGGCCCGGGAAATCTACGAGACCCTGTACGGCCGCGTGGGCAACATGATGATGCGGGACAAGCTGAAGTTCCTGGCCGGGGAGGAACAGAAGCACTACGACATGCTCCGCGCCGTCTTCGAGGAAAAGATAGGCGGGACGCCGGCGGAGCCCGACCCGTCGCTCCTGCCGCGGATGGTCGTGGAGTTCGACTTCGAGAAGGCGGAGCTGACGGAGCTGTGGAAGGCGGCGATGGACGCCGAGGAGGTTTCCGCCGAGCACTACGATGGATTGGCGGGGCGCGTGTCGGGCCGGGCGAAGGTCATGTTCAACTACCTGGCCAACGTGGAGAAAAGCCACTACTACCTGTTGAAGAGCGAGTACGAGGTCCTGGCGGAGATAGACTCCTACACGCGTACGGACGATTTCCCCTTCGGGATGAACATGATCAACCTGGGGCCGTAGGTGGTTGTGCGGGTAGGGGGGCCTTTATCGTAGCTCGTAGGGGCCGACCTTTAGGTCGGCCCGCGGGCGGGTGTGGACACCCGCCCCTACGTATGCGCATCGAGAATCTAATCCGTAGGGGCGACCGTCCACGGTCGCCCGTTTGATTGTACCTCGTAGGGGCCGACCGACGGCGCGCCGTTCAGGTCGGCCCGAACCTTTGCTAAAAGATGCGGTAAACACCGACGCCGAAAGCGGCGGCGATGGCGTAGAAATCCAGGTCCGCCGACAACCCCCAGCCGCCCCCCAGGGCGAAGTCCATGCCGGCGCCCATGCGACCGGCGGGACCGGCCTTAACACCTTCGCCCGACGGGTCGAAGGCGAGGTAGACCGCCAGCTCGACGTGAAAGCCCAATCCCTCGATCCCCCCGAAGCCGTATCCTCCGACGAACCCGGGACCGAAAAGGGAATTGAACTCCTTTACCGACTCGGTGTCCCAGTCCGGTGGTATATGGTAGTAACCGACGTAGGCCAGCTCGAGCCCGCCGTACCAGTTCGCCCCCCAGGTGAACTTGATCCCCGCATTGAGACCGTAGTCCTCGTACATGGAGCCCAGGAAACCCAGGTTGAGCTTCAGCCTTGACCGAGGGTTGACGTCTCCGGCGGCGGTTTGGGCCGTATTGACGACGGGTTCCCCCTGGGCGTACGCCGGAGTCATCGTCGAGCCGACCAGCAGGATTCCGAGTGCGACCAAGTTCGTCCTCATCTTTGCGTCCCTCCTCATATCCGTGCAGCCCCGCTTCAGGCGTGGCCGTCACCCTGCCGGGAACCCATCCCCGTCGCCGTTAGTGTCGCTTCCTCAAGGTACGACAAGAATTATACATGAGTGGAGAGGTTCCGGTCCACGATGGAGGACTGCCCGGGGGCGGTCTCCCCCCGCTCGGCCTGGGGCGCCTCGGCGAACGTTTTTGCCAGGCGCTCCATCCCCGGGTAACACTTACCCCCCGTCCGCTCCAGACGCTCCAGCTCCCGCTCAATCCACCGTTCCACCATCCCCCCGAAGGGCCACATGAAAACGTACCGCTTGCCGGTGAACTGATTTTTAATCCCCGCCGCCCGGCGCCGCCCCGACTCCGCCCCCCGCTCGAAGTGCGCCCGCAGCGTCTCCCGATAGCCCCGCCACTCCCAAAGCGCCCGGAGGGTCAGCCCCGCGGGCAGTAATAGAATGTAGCTCAGGATGAACGGGAAGAGGCCCACGCGGCGCTGATCCACGATGTGCACCGCCTCGTGCCGGAGAATAAAATACCCCGTCCGGTTGCCGAACAGGCGTTCGGAAAGGTACACCGTCCCGGACCAGGAATAGGCGTCGAAGCCGGTCAGCCCCAGGCCGAAGGGTTTCCCCAGAACGTCCATTGCCCGGGCGAAGCGGTTTTTTTCCAAAACGGCCAGCCGGAGCGGCCCGAGTCCGGCCAGCGCCTCCACCAGACGCCAGAACGGCGGCCAGTCACCCTCCCGCGGCGGTCGGGCGGGCGATATTTTGTAAAAGTCGGTCATACGTCAGGGACCGAGCTGGGCGGCCAGCGGTCCGAGGCGGGGGTCGTCCCCCGTCAGCTCACGCGCCCGCCGGAGGGCCTCCCGCGCCCCGTCGAGGTCGCCCGTGGAGAGGAGGAGCTGGGCCTTGGTCGCCCAGAGCCCCTGGTCCTCGGGGAAGAGCGCCAGCCCCTGGTTCATGTATCCTTCCGCCCGGTCCGTCCGCCCCAGGGAGAGGCAGGCGTAAACCGCCAGGGAATAGGTTTGCGGCGCCCCGCCGCCCCAGCGCAGCGACTCCTCGACGTAGGCCAGGGCGACGTCGGGCCGACCGAGCCGGAAGTACACGGCGGCCAGGTTCGACAGGCAGCCGGTGTGGCGCGGGTCCATCGCCAGCGCGTCCTGGAGCACGGTGACCGCCTCGCCCTCCTTCCCCCGCTGCGCCAGCACCTGGGCCAGGTTGGCCGCGTTGTCCGGGTTTTTCCCGGAAAACTCGTAGCCCTCGCGCAGCAAACGCTCCGCCTCCTCCAGGTCCCCCCGGGCCTGGGCGTGGAGGCCGAGGTTGTTGTAGAAGAAGGGGTTGTCCGGTTCCTCACGGACGGCCTCCTCGAGCGCTCGGACCGCGCCCTCCGAATCCTCCAGGCGGTCGCAGGCCTCGGCCAGGACGCCCCAACTGTAGGCCGCCTCGGCGGTATGCCACACGCCCCAGTTGACCAAAACCGCGGCGGGGACGAGGACCAGGACCGTCTTCCCCAACCCGCGCCGGTCCTTCCCCCGCAGCTTCCCCCACAGGTCGTAGAGCGCCCAGGCAGCGAAGGGGATGAGCGGACCCACCACCGGCGCCCGGTATCGCCCCGTAACGAACAGCCCCACCACCATCAGGAAGTAAAGAATGACGAACACCGCGATCAGCCGGTGCTTGTCCCCCCACGGCCGCCAAAGAATCAGCCCGGTGAGCCCCAGCGGCATCACCAGCCAGAAGCCCAGCGGCATCAGCCACAGCGCCCAGCCGCCCCGCGCCCGGACGAAGTAGTAGTCCAGGTGGTTGGGCATCTCGTAGGCGTTGAAGAACAGAAGCGCCTTCTTGCCAAAAAGCCCCAGCGCCCGGACCGGATTTTTTACGATGAACGCGCCCGCCCGCTCCATCCACCAGGTCGAGACCTCGCTGGGTTTCAATACCCGCCCCGAGGCCGCCTCGGCCCGCTTCCGGCTCGCCTCGAACAGACGGTCCCGCATGTCCCCCGGCACGCCCCAGTACCCCGTCGCGTTCTCGTTGTTGCCGATCCAGAGGTTCACCCCGGCGTTGGAGGTCAAAAGGACCGGGTCGTCGGCCGTTACGGCGTTGCGCAGCGTGACGGGCAGGATGAGCGCGAAGCACAGGCCGACTACCAGAGCCCCGGCGCCCAGGGCCCGGAGCGCCTTCCACTTCCACCGGCGCCACAGGACGAAAATGATGAACACCGCCAGGACGACCGCGACGAGCCAGACGTTGGGCCGGCCCAGGCTGGCGAACCCGAAGGCCAGCCCCGCACCGACCAGGTGCCTCCACCGCCGCTCGTCCAAAAATTTCACCAGCCACAGCAGCCCAAGGTTTATCGCCAAAAGCTCGTAGGCGGTCATCAACAGGTCGAGCTCGAGGAAGGCGATGTAGCCGTAGAGGGCGGCGCCGAGCCCGGCGATGCGCCCCACGATCTCCCCGCGCCTCCGATCCCCCTCCGTCTCCCCCCCGAACAGGCGGCGGGCCAATAATAAGAGCACCACCGCGTTCAGCGCGCCGGCCAGCACCTGGATGAGCCGCGCCGCCAGCAGCGATTTACCGAACACCGCCCAAACCAGCGCCAGGATGTACGGATACCCCGCCGAGGAGTGGAAGAAGACCTCCCGGCCCGCGCCCAAGTCCCCCGCCAGTATCCTGTCCGCCAGCACCTCGTACTCGTAGGCGTCGGCCACGTTGGCCCGGTAGAGCGGTTGATCCGACGTGGTGAGGACGAACACCAGGCGCGGGAGGAGGGCCACCGCGAAAACGATGAGCGGCCAGCGCCTCTTTTTTATCCACGACGTGATGGGCGCAGCTTGCATGCCGCTAGTTTAACCCCCGCCGGTTTCCGGGGCAAGGGGGGAGCTACGCCGACGCCCCCCTTCGCCCTTGACATTCCCGCCGCGCCTATCATATCCTTATCCGCCGCCGCCGACGCCGCACACCAACCGCGCGGCAAAAGGGCCGCGGCGTCTAGCTTTACGGATTCTTGCCCCCACCCTTCACGGTGCCGCGGGTGCGGGTTTTTGGTTTCACCAGGACGAAGGGATTCATAACCCCATGCCGACCGTCAACCAGCTCGTGCGCAAGGGCCGCCATGCCAAGAAGAAGAAGACCAAGGCACCGGCCCTGGACGCCTGCCCACAGCGAAAGGGCGTCTGCACCCGCGTGTGGACCGTGACCCCGAAAAAGCCGAACTCGGCCCTCCGCAAGGTCGCCCGCGTCCGGCTCACCAACGGCATCGAGGTCACCAGCTACATACCCGGCGAGGGGCACAACCTCCAGGAGCACTCCATCGTGCTGGTGCGCGGCGGCCGCGTAAAGGACCTGCCAGGCGTCCGCTACCACATCATCCGCGGGACGCTCGACGCCATCGGCGTCTCAGGACGGCAACAGCAGCGCTCGAAGTACGGCACCAAGAGGGAGAAATAACCCATGTCCCGCAGAGCAAAAGTCCAGCGCCGCGAACTCGCGCCCGATCCCGTCTACGGATCGCCCCTCGTAACACGCTTCATTGACTGCCTCATGCACCAGGGCAAAAAGTCCGTCGCCGAGAGCATCTTCTACTCCGCCCTGGCGATGATCGAAAAGAAAACGGGCACCGAGGGCATAAAGGTCTTCCAGGACGCCCTGCGAAACGTCAAGCCAAACCTCGAGGTCAAGAGCCGCCGGGTCGGCGGCGCCACCTACCAGGTCCCCATCGAGGTCGTACCCGAACGAAAGATCGCCCTGGGCATCCGCTGGATTATCTCCTTCGCCCGAAAACGACACGAACACTCCATGGTCGAAAAACTCGCCCTGGAACTCATTGACGCGCACAACGGGGTGGGCGCCTCCGTCAAAAAACGCGAGGACACTCATCGCATGGCCGACGCCAACAAGGCCTTCGCCCACTTCCGTTTCTAATTCTTCCCCCTCGGGGGAATCACCAGGGGAATCGGTGCCGTCCCCTCCCAGCGACGGGATACGCACCGACCCCTCCTCGGACCAGGAGGGCCAGTCAAGGGGGCCGGGTAAGGCAAAGCCGGACAACCATCCCCGCGACGATAGCCCCTAGAGCCGCAAAAAAGCTCGAAGGGCCGATCAAGGGGGCCGGTATTTCGGCAAAGCCGGATGACCATCCCAAGACGATAGCCCCGTGAGCTGCTAAATGCTCTAAGGGCCGTCAAGGGGGCCGGTTAAAGGGTGAAGGCGGTGGGCCACTAATGGTAATGGGTTCCCGCTTGCACGTTGAAGCTCCCGTAAAAAGACTGGCCGAAAAACCCCGTTAGGGCCGCGGATGAACCGTCAGGTTCCCCCCGCGACCGAGAAGGGGTCCTGGGGGGCGAAAAAGCCCCAAGGTCGTTAAAAAAACGGCCACCGAGCGGACCGCGACGCGGTCTTTTACGACAAAACGACGACTCTGACCTTCGGGGACCTTCCCGGGGCGGACGCCCGTGGGGTGCCGGGGGCGGGTTATACCATTCGCGCGAGCCGTGGACCCTATAGCCCTCATCCGCAACGTCGGCATCACGGCCCACATAGACGCCGGAAAGACGACACTAACCGAGCGCGTCCTCTACTACTCCGGCAAGACCCATAAGATCGGCGAGGTTCACGAGGGCACCGCGGAGATGGACTGGATGGAGCAGGAGAAGGAGCGGGGGATAACCATTACCTCCGCCGCAACCACCTGCTCCTGGCGAGGGCACCGCATCAACATAATAGATACGCCGGGCCACGTAGACTTCACCGTCGAAGTGGAGCGTTCTTTGAGAGTTCTGGACGGGGCCGTCGGCGTCTTCTGCGCCGTGGCCGGGGTGCAGCCCCAGTCCGAAACGGTCTGGCGCCAGGCGACGCACTACGGCATCCCGCGTCTGGCCGTCATCAATAAAATGGACCGCGTGGGCGCCGACTTCGACCGCGCCCTCGAGAGCATGGTCAAAAAGCTCGGCGCGAACCCGATCCCCGTCAACATCCCCGTGGGCGCCGAGGACAACTTCACGGGCGTCGTGGACCTGGTGACGATGGAGCTCGTCACATTCGGCGACGACCTGGGGCTGACGGTCACACGGGAGCCGCTGGACGGGCCCCTGGCCGAGATGGCCGCCCCCTACCGCGAGCGTCTGGTGGAGATCGCCGCCGAGCACGACGACGCTCTCATGCAGAAGTACCTCGACGGCGGGGAGGTCACTCCCGATGATATCCGCGCCGGTCTGCGCCGCGGGACACTGGCCGGGGAGATCCAGCCCGTACTCGCCGTGAGCGCCCTGAAGAACAAGGGCGTCCAGCCCGTCCTCGACGCCGTGGTGGATTACCTCCCCAGCCCACTCGACCGGGGCGCCGTGAAGGGCATCAATCCCAAGACGGAGTTGGAGGAGGAGCGGAAGCCGGACCCCAGGGCGCCCATGACGGCCTACGTATTCAAGACGGCCTCCGACACCTTCTTCGGCAAGCTGACCTTCTTCCGCACCTACTCGGGGACGCTGAAGGTCAAGGATTCGCTCCTGAACAGCCACACCGGGCGCGGGGTTCGCGTGGGCCGCCTCCTGGAGATGCACGCCAACCGGAAGACCGACATCGCGGTGCTGGGCCCCGGGGAGATAGGCGCCGCCGTCGGCCTCAAGGGCTGCCGCACCGGCGACACCCTCTGCGACCGCGACCACCCCATCGCCCTGGGGACCATCGAGTTCCCCGAGCCGGTCATGCGGGTGGCCATCGAGCCCGGCTCCACCGCCGACGAGAAGAAGCTTGCCGACGCCCTGGAGAGTCTGGCCGAGGACGACCCGACATTCACCGTGACCGAGGACCCGGAGACCGGCCAGCGCATCATCTCCGGCATGGGGGAGCTTCACCTGGAGATTATCGTGGACCGGCTCCAGCGGGAGTTCACCGTCCGCTGCCGGGTGGGTGAGCCCCAGATAGCCTTCCGGGAGTCCGTTTCCGGTCCCGGCGAGGACGAGTTCATCCTGGACCGCCAGCTCGCCGGCAAAGCGCAGTTCGCAAAAGTCCGCGTCGCAGTCGAGCCCGCGGGCTCCGGGGAGGGGTTCTCCTTCTCCGGCTGGGTGGAAGGGCTGCCGAAGTCTTACCACGAGGCGATAGCGGAGGGCTGCCGGCAGGGGATGCAGGTGGGCGTCGTGGCCGGGTACCCCATGGTGGACGTGCGGAGCCGCCTGGTGGACGCGGGTTACGACGAGGAGCTCTCCTCCGCCGATGTGTTCCGGGCGGCCGCATTCCGCGCCTTTCACCTGGCCTGCGCCGAGGCCGGCCCCATCGTCCTGGAGCCGGTGATGAGCCTCGAGGTCACCTGCCCCGAGGAGTTCCTGGGCAACGTGCTCAAGGACCTCTCCACCCGCCGGGGGCAGATAACCGAGACCCGGGTCCTGCCCGGCTACCAGGTGGTGGACGCCCGGGTCCCGCTCTCGGCCATGTTCGGTTACTCGACGGCGGTGCGCTCGCTGACCCAGGGTCGAGCCGATTACCACATGCAGTTCGAGCGCTACGCGCCGGTGCCCGAGGATTCATCCGCCCGGTGGTGGTGACCGAATCCGTTGAAATTGAAAGCCTTGCGTTGTCTTTTAATCGTCCGTTAAAATGCCGCCGGTCCCGCCCCGGGGCGGGGGAGGAAAAAATCGCCCCGACGGGCTGGTAATCCTAGCCGAGATGTGTTATATTGCACCGCCCCCGCGCACAGGGCCCTTCATGCCCGAGGCGCGGCTCAGCGACTTTAACCGTACAGGGTTCCATGTTCTTTTTGAAACTTGACTTTACGTCACACTGGCTCTCCAGCCGTTTGATAGGAGGCCAAGATGGCTAAGGAGAAATTCGAGCGCACCAAGCCCCACGTCAACGTGGGCACCATCGGTCACGTGGATCATGGCAAGACGACCCTCACGGCGGCCATAACGCTGAACCTGTCGCACTACAACCTGGCCACATACGTCAGCTTCGACGAGATAGACAAGGCCCCGGAGGAGCGCGAGCGCGGCATCACCATCAACACCGCCCACGTGGAGTACCAGTCCGAGAAGCGGCACTACGCGCACGTGGACTGCCCGGGTCACGCCGACTACGTCAAGAACATGGTCACCGGCGCCGCTCAGATGGACGGGGCCATACTCGTCGTCTCC includes:
- a CDS encoding ATP-binding cassette domain-containing protein — translated: ALENVMLPLMARGESPAESRRRSEEILDRVGLADRLGHSPAKLSGGEQQRVAIARALVGGPTLVLMDEPTGNLDPGTAGRVLDLVFDLAGADGTSFVIVTHDTRLAARADRALSLSGGKLVPMEAR
- a CDS encoding ATP-dependent Clp protease ATP-binding subunit, producing MLDKFTPRARQVILFARDMAKQMGQDYLGTEHLLLSLVEESDGVAAYVLSKLGLRSSMIRSELQRFQSSGSHRATSDEKIPFTDRAKQVLEQAVLVAGELGYNYIGTEHLLLGLIRVTEGVASKVLAHLGFQPEDVKNELESLLEENRRKEVAAPRRAKRPAREKGKEEESLLDEFGTDLTALARQGKIDPVIGRAEETERVIQILSRRKKNNPVLIGPPGVGKTAIVEGLAQRISDGDIPLTLSNRRLISLDLGAVVAGTKYRGQFEERLQGIIRELKSSKDVILFIDELHTLVGAGGAEGALDASNMLKPALARGEVQCIGSTTLDEYRKYIEKNGALERRFQTILVDPPTVRETLEILKGLRDRYEEFHNVEISDEALEASVRLSDRYISDRELPDKAIDVVDEAASKVHLGCLVPPAELRDLEREREELLQRPTEPGDGFSEALRERALELDRIDRAISFSKRRWEHSLEETRGLVDVDDVMETISRWTGIKITRMAEDEQMKLLRMKDELHRRVVAQDEAIDAVTRAIRRSRAGVREPNKPIGTFLFLGPTGVGKTELAKTLAWFLFDDESAVVRVDMSEYMEKFSVSRLIGAPPGYVGYEEGGQLTERVRRKPYSVVLLDEIEKAHPDVFSLLLQVMDEGRLTDSLGRTVSFRNTVVIMTSNLGTRDIKDINAIGFGSDAFTGDYFAMRDKVMEEVKRLFNPEFLNRLDETVVFHSLTKDDLREIVKLQLKKIKLRLAEQAVAIEFTDRMLERVITDGYEPRFGARPIHRAIQRLVEDPLAEELLKGTIKEGDLVEVDHSGEATIFTQSKLPSAV
- a CDS encoding ferritin family protein, whose product is MAEMTLRQSLEIALASETRAREIYETLYGRVGNMMMRDKLKFLAGEEQKHYDMLRAVFEEKIGGTPAEPDPSLLPRMVVEFDFEKAELTELWKAAMDAEEVSAEHYDGLAGRVSGRAKVMFNYLANVEKSHYYLLKSEYEVLAEIDSYTRTDDFPFGMNMINLGP
- a CDS encoding tetratricopeptide repeat protein, producing MQAAPITSWIKKRRWPLIVFAVALLPRLVFVLTTSDQPLYRANVADAYEYEVLADRILAGDLGAGREVFFHSSAGYPYILALVWAVFGKSLLAARLIQVLAGALNAVVLLLLARRLFGGETEGDRRRGEIVGRIAGLGAALYGYIAFLELDLLMTAYELLAINLGLLWLVKFLDERRWRHLVGAGLAFGFASLGRPNVWLVAVVLAVFIIFVLWRRWKWKALRALGAGALVVGLCFALILPVTLRNAVTADDPVLLTSNAGVNLWIGNNENATGYWGVPGDMRDRLFEASRKRAEAASGRVLKPSEVSTWWMERAGAFIVKNPVRALGLFGKKALLFFNAYEMPNHLDYYFVRARGGWALWLMPLGFWLVMPLGLTGLILWRPWGDKHRLIAVFVILYFLMVVGLFVTGRYRAPVVGPLIPFAAWALYDLWGKLRGKDRRGLGKTVLVLVPAAVLVNWGVWHTAEAAYSWGVLAEACDRLEDSEGAVRALEEAVREEPDNPFFYNNLGLHAQARGDLEEAERLLREGYEFSGKNPDNAANLAQVLAQRGKEGEAVTVLQDALAMDPRHTGCLSNLAAVYFRLGRPDVALAYVEESLRWGGGAPQTYSLAVYACLSLGRTDRAEGYMNQGLALFPEDQGLWATKAQLLLSTGDLDGAREALRRARELTGDDPRLGPLAAQLGP
- the rpsL gene encoding 30S ribosomal protein S12 — its product is MPTVNQLVRKGRHAKKKKTKAPALDACPQRKGVCTRVWTVTPKKPNSALRKVARVRLTNGIEVTSYIPGEGHNLQEHSIVLVRGGRVKDLPGVRYHIIRGTLDAIGVSGRQQQRSKYGTKREK
- the rpsG gene encoding 30S ribosomal protein S7, which encodes MSRRAKVQRRELAPDPVYGSPLVTRFIDCLMHQGKKSVAESIFYSALAMIEKKTGTEGIKVFQDALRNVKPNLEVKSRRVGGATYQVPIEVVPERKIALGIRWIISFARKRHEHSMVEKLALELIDAHNGVGASVKKREDTHRMADANKAFAHFRF